The following coding sequences are from one Nicotiana tabacum cultivar K326 chromosome 1, ASM71507v2, whole genome shotgun sequence window:
- the LOC107801865 gene encoding uncharacterized protein LOC107801865 isoform X3, which translates to MEALKECRANLVVYLHPQKAKNVMDAVYRELSSLLFKFNEALDGVVLTYEPKFSSNLAKILPGIHPYFGVRFEAKLLLFYPKPEMLLEGEVVKVGQQSIHIIVLGFASAFIADEDIREDFKYKIKHGKEVYISRSDKKHRIKVGTTLLFSVKSFDEEMLHVCGSLIPTNTGSVQWLERKAEESQADRR; encoded by the exons ATGGAGGCATTGAAAGAGTGTAGAGCGAATTTGGTTGTGTATTTACATCCACAGAAGGCCAAAAATGTCATGGACGCTGTTTATCGTGAACTCAGCTCTCTTCTTTTCAA GTTCAATGAAGCTTTAGATGGTGTGGTATTGACTTATGAACCAAAGTTTAGTAGCAATTTGGCTAAAATTCTGCCAGGAATTCACCCTTATTTTGGTGTGAGATTTGAAGCAAAATTGCTACTTTTTTATCCCAAGCCAGAAATGCTATTAG AAGGTGAGGTCGTCAAAGTTGGCCAGCAGTCTATTCACATAATTGTTCTTGGTTTTGCTTCTGCCTTCATAGCAGATGAAGACATTCGAGAAGATTTTAAGTATAAAATT AAACATGGGAAAGAAGTTTATATCAGCAGATCTGACAAGAAACATAGGATCAAAGTGGGAACTACTCTACTCTTCTCAGTCAAGAG TTTTGATGAAGAGATGCTGCATGTATGTGGATCATTAATTCCAACTAACACGGGAAGTGTTCAGTGGTTGGAGAGGAAGGCAGAAGAGTCTCAAGCTGACAG